In Agromyces archimandritae, one genomic interval encodes:
- a CDS encoding carbohydrate ABC transporter permease — protein MSERKRHRPKGLWLGIVSILVSIVVFLVPFAFIVLTAGKTQKEASLLEFSWPSEWAFWDNLVTVIQTSDYVLVRAFVNSTILTIVSVAIMVVLAAMVGYVLQRRRSKWNPVIDFFVLAGLIIPPAVVPTIWTLQGLGLYKTLAGLIAVHVAFGLSFCILLFKAFVGTIPRELDEAALIDGVGPVRLFFQVIFPLLRSVIVTVIVVQAVTVFNDFTYALYFLPGQENATVQLTLYNFQSQGLSQWNLLFMDVLLITIPPLIMYIFFNKQIVAGMTSGAIKG, from the coding sequence GTGAGCGAGCGCAAGCGCCACCGCCCGAAGGGCCTCTGGCTCGGCATCGTCTCGATCCTCGTCTCGATCGTCGTCTTTCTCGTGCCGTTCGCCTTCATCGTGCTGACGGCGGGCAAGACCCAGAAGGAGGCCTCGCTCCTCGAGTTCTCGTGGCCTTCCGAATGGGCGTTCTGGGACAACCTCGTCACCGTGATCCAGACGAGCGACTACGTGCTCGTGCGAGCCTTCGTCAACAGCACGATCCTCACCATCGTGAGCGTGGCGATCATGGTCGTGCTCGCCGCGATGGTCGGCTATGTGCTGCAGCGCCGCCGCTCGAAGTGGAACCCCGTCATCGACTTCTTCGTGCTCGCAGGTCTCATCATCCCGCCGGCCGTCGTCCCGACGATCTGGACGCTGCAGGGCCTCGGGCTCTACAAGACCCTGGCCGGCCTCATCGCCGTGCACGTGGCCTTCGGGTTGTCGTTCTGCATCCTGCTATTCAAGGCATTCGTCGGCACGATCCCCCGCGAACTCGATGAAGCCGCGCTCATCGACGGCGTAGGACCGGTGCGGTTGTTCTTCCAGGTGATCTTCCCGCTGCTTCGTTCGGTCATCGTGACCGTCATCGTGGTGCAGGCCGTCACCGTCTTCAACGACTTCACCTACGCCCTCTACTTCTTGCCCGGTCAGGAGAACGCGACCGTGCAGCTCACCCTCTACAACTTCCAGTCGCAGGGGCTCAGCCAGTGGAATCTGCTCTTCATGGACGTGCTGCTCATCACGATCCCGCCGCTGATCATGTATATCTTCTTCAATAAGCAGATCGTCGCGGGCATGACCTCGGGCGCGATCAAGGGCTGA
- a CDS encoding ABC transporter substrate-binding protein, whose amino-acid sequence MKTHRPIRLAVGAVAAIAALALTGCTGGTSSDDGSKLSIYIDSDPSSIALWDGLVAGYAEANPDVEVTVETHPAGSEGDNLIKTRLSTGDMNDLFWYNSGSLFQALNPDETLTPLDDESWVGSIDDNFTTVVSTDEALYGAPVGASFAGAVVYNKDVFADLGLEVPTTIAEYNANNDKIKAAGIVPVLQSYSDTWTSQVPVLGDFYNVTAAEPEWADDYTAGKARYSDAPAIAGFQSLQDAFDKGWLNEDFASATYDAVIKSLVEGTGAQYPMLTGNVAAAIGENYPEADASIGVFPIPGPDADSNGLTVWMPNGVYVPKTTTGAQLEAAKDFIDWLVTPDSCAIQAESITLGGPFVVDGCDVPDTAASLVNDMQPFFDDGKTGLALEFLSPIKGPSLEQITVQVGSGISSAADGAALYDQDVEKQAQQLGLDW is encoded by the coding sequence ATGAAGACCCACCGTCCGATCCGGTTGGCGGTCGGCGCCGTCGCGGCGATCGCCGCGCTCGCGCTCACCGGCTGCACCGGCGGCACCTCGTCCGACGACGGTTCGAAGCTGTCGATCTACATTGACAGCGACCCCTCGTCGATCGCCCTCTGGGACGGCCTCGTGGCCGGATACGCCGAGGCGAATCCCGACGTCGAGGTCACCGTCGAAACCCACCCCGCAGGCAGCGAGGGCGACAACCTCATCAAGACGCGCCTCTCCACCGGCGACATGAACGACCTGTTCTGGTACAACTCGGGTTCGCTCTTCCAGGCTCTGAATCCCGACGAGACGCTCACCCCGCTCGATGACGAGTCATGGGTCGGCTCGATCGACGACAACTTCACCACCGTCGTCTCGACCGATGAAGCGCTTTACGGCGCACCGGTCGGCGCCTCGTTCGCCGGCGCCGTCGTCTACAACAAGGATGTCTTCGCCGATCTCGGCCTCGAGGTGCCCACCACCATCGCCGAGTACAACGCGAACAACGACAAGATCAAGGCTGCCGGCATCGTCCCCGTGCTGCAGAGCTACAGCGACACCTGGACATCCCAGGTACCCGTGCTCGGCGACTTCTACAACGTGACCGCCGCCGAGCCGGAATGGGCCGACGACTACACCGCCGGCAAGGCCAGGTACTCCGACGCCCCCGCCATCGCCGGCTTCCAGTCGCTGCAGGACGCCTTCGACAAGGGCTGGCTGAACGAGGACTTCGCCTCCGCCACCTACGATGCGGTCATCAAGTCGCTCGTCGAGGGCACCGGCGCCCAGTACCCGATGCTCACCGGCAACGTCGCCGCTGCGATCGGCGAGAATTATCCCGAGGCCGACGCCTCGATCGGCGTATTCCCGATCCCCGGCCCCGACGCCGACAGCAACGGTCTGACCGTGTGGATGCCGAACGGCGTCTACGTGCCCAAGACCACCACGGGAGCCCAGCTCGAGGCGGCGAAGGACTTCATCGACTGGCTCGTCACCCCCGACAGCTGCGCGATCCAGGCCGAGTCCATCACGCTCGGCGGCCCCTTCGTGGTCGACGGTTGCGACGTGCCCGACACCGCTGCCTCGCTCGTGAACGACATGCAGCCCTTCTTCGACGACGGCAAGACCGGCCTCGCACTCGAGTTCCTCTCCCCTATCAAGGGACCGAGCCTCGAGCAGATCACCGTGCAGGTCGGCTCCGGCATCTCCAGCGCAGCGGACGGCGCCGCCCTCTACGACCAGGACGTCGAGAAGCAGGCCCAGCAGCTCGGCCTCGACTGGTAA
- a CDS encoding VanZ family protein, producing MDRILPGVVALVLGIPVLTLVFVPVVVGSYRRRGGFSAVRFIGWLSLPFYLFGLWAYTLLPFPEEGYRCVGVELDPTLVVTDILRLQGEYGLLSNPAVQQFALNVALFVPLGIYLRGLFGRGMLVSTLIGVGVSLLIEVTQLTGVWGLFPCAYRLFDTGDLLTNGLGTLLGAAAVAVLLRLRGRTRARVDAAPHMTAGRRILAMLVDLVGATAVSVAISIGINAVQMVLNGRGSVDEVAWLATLLGALVPFAIVAATVWASGATPGEHAVLIRAREGRRPRWWWRTVRIVFGIGGYLLLGLAPDPWSLLAWLLAAASLVAAFTTRGHRGLGQALAGMDAEVEPARASA from the coding sequence GTGGACCGCATCCTCCCCGGCGTCGTCGCGCTCGTCCTCGGCATTCCCGTGCTCACGCTCGTCTTCGTGCCCGTCGTCGTGGGCTCGTACCGGCGGCGGGGCGGATTCAGCGCGGTGCGCTTCATCGGCTGGCTGTCGCTGCCCTTCTACCTCTTCGGCCTGTGGGCGTACACGCTGCTGCCGTTCCCGGAGGAGGGGTATCGCTGCGTCGGCGTCGAACTCGACCCGACGCTCGTCGTCACCGACATCCTCCGGCTGCAGGGCGAGTACGGGCTGCTTTCGAACCCAGCCGTGCAGCAGTTCGCGCTGAACGTCGCCCTCTTCGTGCCGCTCGGCATCTACCTGCGCGGGCTCTTCGGCCGCGGCATGCTCGTCTCGACGCTCATCGGCGTCGGCGTCTCGCTCCTGATCGAGGTTACGCAGCTCACGGGCGTGTGGGGGCTGTTCCCGTGCGCGTACCGATTGTTCGACACGGGCGACCTGCTGACGAACGGGCTCGGCACCCTGCTCGGGGCCGCCGCGGTCGCGGTGCTGCTGCGGCTTCGGGGGCGTACGCGGGCCCGAGTGGATGCCGCGCCGCACATGACCGCCGGGCGCCGCATCCTCGCGATGCTCGTCGACCTCGTGGGCGCCACCGCCGTGTCGGTCGCGATCAGCATCGGCATCAATGCGGTGCAGATGGTGCTGAACGGGCGCGGCTCGGTCGACGAGGTCGCCTGGCTCGCCACCCTGCTCGGGGCGCTGGTGCCGTTCGCGATCGTCGCCGCGACGGTGTGGGCGAGCGGTGCGACCCCGGGCGAGCATGCCGTGCTGATCCGCGCCCGCGAGGGGCGGCGGCCCCGCTGGTGGTGGCGTACGGTGCGGATCGTCTTCGGCATCGGCGGCTACCTGCTGCTCGGGCTGGCGCCCGACCCTTGGTCGCTGCTCGCCTGGCTGCTGGCGGCGGCGAGCCTCGTCGCGGCGTTCACGACCCGCGGCCATCGCGGGCTCGGGCAGGCCCTCGCGGGTATGGACGCGGAAGTGGAGCCGGCGCGGGCAAGTGCGTGA
- a CDS encoding alpha-L-rhamnosidase C-terminal domain-containing protein, translating to MSLSDAFPNATAADLVARSRAAGADRMPDALARPEGFSWHYPAGQFEIGALHRLVDEGRAANRHVDYAANYADVEPAARFRTTIGPGDAFTLLGTGRMELRVDGVTSGTAVDGALRVPKLPAGTRIEVLVAADGEPAAIGAEAGGPGDVEWVVAPGTEGAFDGSRAVSRAGGLEPPHRVGEPEVRLPFRALGEGIHMLDAPALGVVEIRCTGRPALAVGESLDEALADPEAGESRTDLVEEAPGIWASRYRLGLRYARVSGVEGAELVLRASVRPVERRGAFACDDPVLERIWATSAFTLRQCLQVFLIDGIKRDRMPWIGDHALGILTNAYTVADREIVRNSLVALGRPRHGYINGIADYSLWWVIAHRLYQSYFGDREFLEQEGDRLHAFVADLAEHTGPDGVFRPLARPDAFAEAGPGSLFLDWGVSLRADVDATAVQLLWHWALTSAAELLAEVGHPGAEGWAALAARLERTLETTAWDAEAGAWREYLDAASRPSAYPNFLAVLSGMLPAAADGAAEAIRANPAGTPFMRAFALRGLGELGGRIEAVDELRRLWGRMLDAGAQTFWEEFADQSASPFEMYRRPYGKSLCHAWAAGPAMLLPELVLGVRPLADGWREFAVAPELGTLGWAAAVVPLPGGDLIVEARAGRVRVDVPAGSTLVHPEGRFPGPARLDLPA from the coding sequence GTGAGCCTCAGCGACGCATTCCCGAACGCCACGGCGGCGGATCTCGTGGCCCGCTCCCGCGCGGCGGGAGCCGACCGGATGCCCGACGCCCTCGCCCGCCCGGAGGGCTTCAGCTGGCACTACCCGGCGGGGCAGTTCGAGATCGGCGCCCTGCACCGGCTGGTCGACGAGGGGCGGGCGGCCAACCGCCATGTCGACTATGCGGCGAACTACGCGGACGTCGAGCCTGCGGCGCGCTTCCGGACGACCATCGGCCCGGGCGACGCATTCACACTCCTCGGCACCGGGCGCATGGAACTCCGCGTGGACGGCGTGACGTCGGGCACCGCCGTCGACGGTGCGCTGCGGGTCCCGAAGCTCCCGGCCGGCACCCGGATCGAGGTGCTCGTCGCCGCCGACGGGGAGCCCGCGGCGATCGGAGCAGAAGCCGGCGGCCCCGGCGACGTCGAATGGGTCGTCGCGCCCGGCACCGAGGGCGCCTTCGACGGTTCCCGGGCCGTGTCGCGCGCGGGCGGCCTCGAACCGCCGCACCGCGTCGGCGAGCCCGAAGTGCGGCTCCCGTTCCGGGCGCTCGGCGAGGGCATCCACATGCTCGACGCGCCCGCGCTCGGCGTCGTCGAGATCCGCTGCACCGGCCGCCCGGCCCTCGCGGTCGGCGAATCCCTCGACGAAGCGCTCGCCGACCCCGAAGCAGGGGAGAGCCGCACCGACCTCGTCGAGGAGGCACCGGGCATCTGGGCATCCCGGTACCGGTTGGGCCTGCGGTACGCGCGTGTTTCGGGCGTCGAGGGTGCGGAGCTCGTGCTCCGGGCGTCCGTCCGGCCCGTCGAGCGCCGCGGCGCCTTCGCCTGCGACGATCCCGTGCTCGAGCGGATCTGGGCGACGAGCGCGTTTACGCTGCGTCAGTGCCTGCAGGTCTTCCTGATCGACGGCATCAAACGCGACCGCATGCCGTGGATCGGCGACCACGCCCTCGGCATCCTCACCAATGCCTACACCGTCGCCGACCGCGAGATCGTGCGCAACAGCCTGGTCGCCCTCGGGCGGCCGCGGCACGGGTACATCAACGGCATCGCCGACTATTCGCTGTGGTGGGTCATCGCGCACCGTCTGTACCAGAGCTACTTCGGCGACCGTGAGTTCCTCGAGCAGGAGGGCGACCGCCTGCACGCCTTCGTCGCCGACCTCGCCGAGCACACCGGACCCGACGGCGTGTTCCGGCCGCTCGCGCGCCCCGACGCATTCGCCGAGGCCGGACCCGGTTCCCTCTTCCTCGACTGGGGCGTCTCGCTCCGCGCCGATGTCGACGCGACCGCCGTGCAGTTGCTCTGGCACTGGGCGCTCACGAGCGCCGCCGAACTCCTCGCCGAGGTCGGGCATCCCGGCGCCGAAGGCTGGGCGGCGCTCGCCGCGCGCCTCGAACGCACCCTCGAGACGACGGCCTGGGATGCCGAGGCCGGCGCGTGGCGCGAATACCTTGACGCCGCGAGCCGCCCGTCGGCATACCCGAACTTCCTCGCCGTGCTCAGCGGAATGCTGCCAGCTGCCGCAGACGGTGCGGCTGAGGCGATCCGCGCGAACCCCGCCGGAACGCCCTTCATGCGCGCCTTCGCGTTGCGTGGGCTCGGCGAACTCGGCGGCCGCATCGAAGCGGTCGACGAGCTGCGTCGACTCTGGGGCAGGATGCTCGACGCGGGCGCGCAGACCTTCTGGGAGGAGTTCGCCGACCAGAGCGCCTCGCCGTTCGAGATGTATCGGCGCCCCTATGGCAAAAGCCTCTGCCACGCCTGGGCGGCCGGTCCGGCGATGCTGCTGCCCGAGCTCGTGCTCGGCGTGCGGCCGCTCGCCGACGGCTGGCGGGAGTTCGCCGTCGCCCCGGAGCTCGGCACCCTCGGCTGGGCTGCCGCCGTGGTGCCGCTTCCGGGCGGCGACCTCATCGTGGAGGCCCGCGCCGGGCGGGTCCGGGTCGACGTGCCGGCAGGCTCGACGCTCGTTCACCCGGAGGGCCGGTTCCCCGGCCCGGCGAGGCTCGACCTGCCGGCCTAA
- a CDS encoding SHOCT domain-containing protein: MKEATAHAASQAQQKLEKSGEDFASDHRDDLVTSTGYIPETIAGPHPVLELVSHIEGKNAKVRLWDDRIEWERPRGLSAGKLTAGVMTGGASLLVTGVKGGKDRYETVLLKHVTNVSSRKDGLMYYAVEVQTSTGAVANTITFRVSKDEAAQFRSAVLDAIRQLDAAANPTVVIQQPSSAAGTASASSASPDPSAQLQQLAALRDSGILTEAEFASKKAEILARM, translated from the coding sequence ATGAAGGAAGCGACCGCGCACGCCGCCTCGCAGGCTCAGCAGAAGCTTGAGAAATCCGGGGAGGACTTCGCCTCCGATCATCGCGATGACCTGGTCACCTCGACTGGGTACATTCCGGAAACCATCGCCGGGCCTCACCCCGTGCTCGAACTGGTCAGTCACATCGAAGGTAAGAACGCAAAGGTGCGCCTCTGGGATGACCGGATCGAGTGGGAGCGTCCTCGGGGTCTCTCCGCAGGAAAGCTCACGGCGGGGGTCATGACGGGTGGCGCATCGCTTCTCGTGACCGGAGTAAAAGGCGGCAAGGACCGCTATGAGACAGTTTTGCTGAAGCACGTCACGAATGTCTCAAGCCGTAAGGACGGCCTGATGTACTACGCGGTCGAGGTACAGACTTCCACGGGCGCGGTCGCCAATACGATTACCTTCCGCGTGAGCAAAGACGAGGCCGCTCAATTCCGGTCTGCGGTACTCGACGCTATTCGGCAGCTCGATGCTGCCGCGAACCCCACGGTCGTGATCCAGCAGCCGTCGTCTGCTGCCGGAACGGCCTCAGCATCCAGCGCATCTCCTGATCCATCTGCACAGCTCCAGCAGCTCGCCGCTCTTCGAGACTCCGGCATTCTCACTGAGGCGGAGTTCGCGAGCAAGAAGGCCGAGATCCTCGCGCGGATGTAG
- a CDS encoding LacI family DNA-binding transcriptional regulator codes for MARHAGVSMGTVSNVLNHPAKVSEQTIARVRDAIDTLGFVRDANASSLAAGGSRSIGLVVINLGNSMFVDVARGAQTAAHTAGLNLLLAGSEDSFAVQGANVDSFNEARVQGLLLAPLQDSSSQTRRMTQRGRPVVIVNYDASSDPVCCVVVDNEQVGYLAAKHLLDSGCERIAFLGGEDEKFQPVRLRRRGVRRAMAEAGRPVAFEEIAVDELTDAAGARAADAVAARSPGMRPDGVVAVTDTVAVGFIERALDLGIDVPGQIAVMGCDRNTSAPDCRVPLSSVAMQGYEMGTAAMRLLLDEIAHTPNHVHQRVVLAPSLVVRASTAGFRGGAADSHGTASEDDSSEVVNAG; via the coding sequence GTGGCACGGCATGCGGGCGTGTCGATGGGGACGGTCTCGAACGTACTCAATCATCCCGCGAAGGTCAGCGAACAAACGATCGCCCGCGTGCGAGACGCCATCGACACGCTCGGTTTCGTGCGCGACGCCAACGCGAGCTCGCTCGCCGCGGGCGGCTCGCGCAGCATCGGGCTCGTCGTCATCAACCTCGGCAACTCGATGTTCGTCGACGTCGCCCGAGGCGCCCAGACCGCTGCCCACACGGCCGGGCTCAACCTGCTGCTCGCCGGCAGCGAGGACAGCTTCGCGGTGCAGGGTGCGAATGTCGACTCGTTCAACGAGGCCCGCGTGCAGGGCCTGCTGCTCGCGCCGCTGCAGGACTCCTCCTCGCAGACCCGGCGGATGACCCAACGGGGCCGCCCGGTCGTCATCGTCAACTACGACGCGAGCAGCGACCCCGTGTGCTGCGTCGTCGTCGACAACGAACAGGTCGGCTATCTCGCTGCGAAGCACCTGCTCGACTCCGGATGCGAGCGCATCGCCTTCCTCGGCGGCGAAGACGAGAAGTTCCAGCCCGTCCGGCTGCGCCGGAGGGGCGTCCGCCGTGCGATGGCCGAGGCCGGCCGGCCGGTCGCTTTCGAAGAGATCGCCGTCGACGAGCTGACGGATGCCGCCGGGGCCCGCGCCGCGGACGCCGTCGCGGCACGCAGCCCCGGCATGCGCCCCGACGGCGTGGTTGCCGTCACCGACACGGTCGCGGTGGGTTTCATCGAACGCGCACTCGATCTCGGAATCGACGTACCCGGTCAGATCGCGGTGATGGGCTGCGACCGCAACACCTCCGCGCCCGACTGCCGGGTGCCGCTCTCGAGCGTCGCCATGCAGGGCTACGAGATGGGCACCGCGGCCATGCGCCTGCTGCTCGACGAGATCGCGCACACGCCGAACCACGTGCATCAGCGCGTCGTGCTCGCCCCGTCGCTCGTGGTGCGGGCTTCGACGGCCGGGTTCCGGGGCGGGGCTGCGGACTCGCACGGAACCGCCTCGGAAGACGATTCCAGTGAGGTCGTGAACGCGGGCTGA
- a CDS encoding alpha-L-rhamnosidase, with product MALPPITQHDRRTTVAELRSGFDPRLLGVPLDPVALRWRVESDDPDARQLGAQLRLRTDGGDWIERAPFAGEASIDVLDAPLAPREMRDYAVRVATPAGWSEWSAPLRVEGGHGPEGLGADVVDIPSEIGGPVPVFRREFDVPFVVRRARLRISALGVYAARINGAAASDEVLAPGWTSYQERILVDTLDVTALLVPGRNAISIAVADGWYRGRFGFAGRTAIYGDRIGPVARLELEGDDGRTLAVATDDDWRGGFGAVRAASLYDGTRIDLALAADASITGFDDREWMPVSIVPVQPARFRPRGVAPVRAVAELPMTAAPRGTATALDAGQNISGWVRLVVDGRAGDVVTVRHAEVLEPDGALHTAALRTARATDEYVLDRDGRVELEPVFTFHGFRHAEVTGAEVIDAVAVAISSDLARRGRFSSSHATLDRFHENVVWSQRDNFVSVPTDCPQRDERLGWTGDAQAFAPTANTLFDTESFWASWLRDLEIDQTDEGGVASVVPNIIFPGDMQMAVPDTDTMGRAAWADAAAIVPLAVYDSFGGDRVLAAQLRSMRRWVDHLRRRAGQQVLLPEEPFQYGDWLDPDAPADRPWDAKVPARYVANAYYVRSARLLARAERRLGEDAAASEHEALADRVAGAVWAEWGGIAADTQTGAALALEFDLAPDAERGRIADALAANVRAERGRIATGFVGTSLVLFALSRTGHIAEAYEMLLRRDAPSWLYQVDRGATTVWERWDAIKLDGSIHSGDLDSGDDGGMISFNHYAYGAMVDWVYRNVAGLEPVEPGYRTVRVGPRPASALRAARAEIDTAYGPLAIDWRLDDDGCLDAELTVPFGVTAELDLPTTVDSVVTVDGEQAPGALRHGIHRISVTAPAVIAVDAPAS from the coding sequence GTGGCGCTGCCCCCCATCACCCAGCACGACCGGCGCACCACGGTGGCCGAGCTGCGCAGCGGTTTCGACCCCCGGTTGCTGGGCGTCCCGCTCGACCCGGTCGCGCTGCGTTGGCGGGTCGAATCCGACGACCCCGACGCGCGCCAACTCGGCGCGCAGCTGCGCCTGCGCACGGACGGCGGCGACTGGATCGAACGGGCGCCGTTCGCCGGGGAAGCATCCATCGACGTGCTCGACGCACCGCTCGCCCCCCGCGAGATGCGCGACTACGCCGTGCGCGTGGCCACGCCTGCCGGCTGGAGCGAGTGGAGCGCACCTCTGCGCGTCGAAGGCGGGCACGGGCCCGAGGGCCTCGGCGCCGACGTCGTCGACATCCCGAGCGAGATCGGCGGCCCCGTGCCGGTCTTCCGCCGCGAGTTCGACGTGCCGTTCGTCGTGCGCCGCGCGCGCCTGCGGATCTCCGCGCTCGGCGTCTACGCGGCCCGCATCAACGGCGCCGCCGCCTCGGACGAGGTGCTCGCGCCCGGCTGGACCTCGTATCAGGAGCGCATCCTCGTCGACACGCTCGACGTCACCGCGCTGCTCGTGCCCGGCCGCAACGCGATCTCCATCGCCGTCGCCGACGGCTGGTACCGGGGGCGGTTCGGCTTCGCGGGCCGCACCGCGATCTACGGCGACCGCATCGGCCCCGTCGCACGGCTCGAACTCGAGGGCGACGACGGCCGCACCCTCGCCGTCGCCACCGACGACGACTGGCGCGGCGGCTTCGGCGCCGTGCGCGCCGCGAGCCTCTACGACGGCACGCGCATCGATCTCGCGCTCGCGGCCGACGCGAGCATCACGGGCTTCGACGACCGCGAGTGGATGCCGGTGTCGATCGTCCCCGTCCAGCCCGCCCGGTTCCGCCCCCGCGGGGTCGCACCGGTGCGCGCCGTCGCCGAACTGCCGATGACGGCGGCTCCCAGAGGCACGGCGACCGCGCTCGACGCCGGACAGAACATCTCGGGCTGGGTGCGCCTCGTCGTCGACGGCCGGGCCGGCGACGTCGTGACCGTGCGTCACGCCGAGGTGCTCGAGCCCGACGGCGCGCTGCACACCGCAGCTCTGCGGACCGCGCGGGCGACCGACGAGTACGTGCTCGACCGCGACGGCCGCGTCGAGCTCGAACCCGTCTTCACCTTCCACGGCTTCCGCCACGCCGAGGTGACCGGCGCCGAGGTCATCGATGCGGTCGCCGTGGCGATCTCATCCGACCTGGCCCGCCGCGGCCGCTTCTCGAGCTCGCACGCGACCCTCGACCGCTTCCACGAGAACGTGGTGTGGTCGCAGCGCGACAACTTCGTCTCGGTGCCCACCGACTGCCCGCAGCGTGACGAACGACTCGGCTGGACCGGCGACGCGCAGGCGTTCGCCCCGACGGCGAACACCCTCTTCGACACCGAGTCGTTCTGGGCGTCCTGGCTCCGCGACCTCGAGATCGACCAGACCGACGAGGGCGGTGTGGCCTCGGTCGTGCCGAACATCATCTTCCCCGGCGACATGCAGATGGCCGTGCCCGACACCGACACGATGGGTCGGGCTGCCTGGGCGGATGCCGCCGCGATCGTGCCGCTGGCCGTCTACGACTCCTTCGGCGGCGACCGGGTGCTGGCCGCCCAGCTCCGCAGCATGCGTCGTTGGGTCGACCACCTCCGCCGTCGCGCCGGGCAGCAGGTGCTGCTGCCCGAGGAACCGTTCCAGTACGGCGACTGGCTCGATCCCGACGCGCCCGCCGATCGCCCCTGGGACGCGAAAGTGCCCGCGCGGTACGTCGCCAACGCCTACTACGTGCGTTCGGCCCGCCTGCTGGCGCGCGCCGAACGACGTCTCGGCGAGGACGCTGCGGCCTCCGAGCACGAGGCACTCGCCGATCGGGTGGCCGGCGCGGTCTGGGCCGAGTGGGGCGGGATCGCCGCCGACACGCAGACCGGCGCGGCCCTCGCTCTCGAGTTCGACCTCGCCCCCGACGCCGAGCGCGGCCGCATCGCCGACGCGCTCGCCGCGAATGTGCGCGCCGAGCGCGGCCGCATCGCCACGGGGTTCGTCGGCACCTCGCTCGTGCTCTTCGCCCTCAGTCGTACCGGCCATATCGCCGAGGCCTATGAGATGCTGCTGCGCCGTGACGCCCCGTCGTGGCTCTACCAGGTCGACCGCGGTGCGACGACGGTGTGGGAGCGCTGGGACGCGATCAAGCTCGACGGCAGCATCCACTCGGGCGACCTCGACTCGGGCGACGACGGCGGCATGATCTCGTTCAACCACTACGCCTACGGCGCCATGGTCGACTGGGTCTACCGCAACGTCGCCGGCCTCGAACCGGTCGAGCCCGGGTATCGCACGGTGCGGGTCGGGCCCCGGCCGGCCAGCGCACTGCGCGCCGCGCGGGCGGAGATCGACACGGCGTACGGCCCGCTCGCCATCGACTGGCGCCTCGACGACGACGGATGTCTCGACGCCGAGCTGACCGTGCCCTTCGGCGTCACGGCGGAACTCGATCTGCCCACGACCGTCGATTCGGTCGTGACGGTCGACGGGGAGCAGGCCCCGGGTGCACTCCGCCACGGCATCCACCGCATCAGTGTCACCGCCCCGGCCGTCATCGCGGTCGACGCGCCCGCCTCGTGA
- a CDS encoding DUF4190 domain-containing protein codes for MSNPAPAAPPARTTNAWAVASIILVWFGAIFGLIAGYIALSQIKRTGEGGRGLALAAVIIGWIVVAAIVLWVIFAVIIVGMSSVPAGTS; via the coding sequence ATGTCGAATCCCGCACCTGCCGCACCGCCGGCCCGCACCACCAACGCCTGGGCGGTCGCCTCGATCATCCTCGTGTGGTTCGGGGCGATCTTCGGCCTCATCGCCGGGTACATCGCCCTCTCGCAGATCAAGCGAACCGGTGAGGGCGGCCGCGGCCTCGCGCTCGCCGCGGTCATCATCGGCTGGATCGTCGTCGCCGCCATCGTGCTCTGGGTGATCTTCGCCGTGATCATCGTCGGCATGAGCTCGGTGCCCGCCGGCACCAGCTGA
- a CDS encoding carbohydrate ABC transporter permease — protein sequence MTTTTPAAARTDAPDRAPRRPSRPKSPYPLWFHIPAGVFFVVLFAIPTIASFYFALTRWTLFDVEFIGLDNFVQFFKEPALVQGFVNTFVYAFVTSGAKVVLGLLLAVLLSSQIIGRGYLRSVVFFPVLVSTIGIGITFKVLLDPFDGLVNVVLGWFGIDGPGWLTDPHLALMSVAGVDIWKGVGLATLIYIAGIVAIPQEYYEAARVDGSSSWQQFRHITLPLARPATVTVVILSLIGGLRSFDLIWTMTRGGPGFTSDVIASVIYKQYQAGFFGLSTAGNVVLFVVIAAVIIPLSFWLNRKGNDQ from the coding sequence ATGACCACGACCACCCCCGCCGCCGCACGCACGGACGCACCCGACCGGGCGCCCCGCCGCCCATCCAGGCCGAAAAGCCCCTATCCGCTGTGGTTCCACATCCCGGCCGGAGTGTTCTTCGTCGTCCTGTTCGCGATCCCGACCATCGCATCCTTCTACTTCGCCCTCACCCGCTGGACGCTCTTCGATGTCGAATTCATCGGCCTCGACAACTTCGTGCAGTTCTTCAAGGAACCCGCACTCGTGCAGGGCTTCGTCAACACCTTCGTCTACGCGTTCGTCACCTCGGGCGCCAAGGTCGTGCTCGGCCTGCTGCTCGCGGTATTGCTGAGCTCGCAGATCATCGGCCGCGGCTACCTCCGCTCCGTCGTCTTCTTCCCGGTGCTCGTGAGCACCATCGGCATCGGCATCACCTTCAAAGTGCTGCTCGACCCGTTCGACGGTCTCGTCAACGTCGTGCTCGGGTGGTTCGGCATCGACGGCCCCGGCTGGCTCACCGACCCCCATCTCGCCCTCATGTCCGTCGCGGGCGTCGACATCTGGAAGGGCGTCGGCCTCGCCACCCTCATCTACATCGCCGGCATCGTCGCGATCCCGCAGGAGTACTACGAAGCCGCCCGCGTCGACGGCTCCTCTTCGTGGCAGCAGTTCCGCCACATCACCCTGCCGTTGGCCCGCCCCGCGACGGTCACCGTCGTGATCCTGTCGCTCATCGGCGGCCTGCGATCCTTCGACCTCATCTGGACGATGACGCGCGGCGGCCCCGGCTTCACGAGCGACGTCATCGCCTCCGTCATCTACAAGCAGTACCAGGCCGGGTTCTTCGGGCTGTCGACAGCAGGCAACGTCGTGCTCTTCGTGGTGATCGCCGCCGTCATCATCCCCCTGTCGTTCTGGCTCAACCGAAAGGGGAACGACCAGTGA